Genomic segment of Penaeus monodon isolate SGIC_2016 chromosome 32, NSTDA_Pmon_1, whole genome shotgun sequence:
NNNNNNNNNNNNNNNNNNNNNNNNNNNNNNNNNNNNNNNNNNNNNNNNNNNNNNNNNNNNNNNNNNNNNNNNNNNNNNNNNNNNNNNNNNNNNNNNNNNNNNNNNNNNNNNNNNNNNNNNNNNNNNNNNNNNNNNNNNNNNNNNNNNNNNNNNNNNNNNNNNNNNNNNNNNNNNNNNNNNNNNNNNNNNNNNNNNNNNNNNNNNNNNNNNNNNNNNNNNNNNNNNNNNNNNNNNNNNNNNNNNNNNNNNNNNNNNNNNNNNNNNNNNNNNNNNNNNNNNNNNNNNNNNNNNNNNNNNNNNNNNNNNNNACANNNNNNNNNNNNNNNNNNNNNNNNNNNNNNNNNNNNNNNNNNNNNNNNNNNNNNTCTTTTACAACATTGTGCCAATGATTCTTCTGTACTTTTTATTGTGTTAAAATACATGAATTTAANNNNNNNNNNNNNNNNNNNNNNNNNNNNNNNNNNNNNNNNNNNNNNNNNNNNNNNNNNNNNNNNNNNNNNNNNNNNNNNNNNNNNNNNNNNNNNNNNNNNNNNNNNNNNNNNNNNNNNNNNNNNNNNNNNNNNNNNNNNNNNNNNNNNNNNNNNNNNNNNNNNNNNNNNNNNNNNNNNNNNNNNNNNNNNNNNNNNNNNNNNNNNNNNNNNNNNNNNNNNNNNNNNNNNNNNNNNNNNNNNNNNNNNNNNNNNNNNNNNNNNNNNNNNNNNNNNNNNNNNNNNNNNNNNNNNNNNNNNNNNNNNNNNNNNNNNNNNNNNNNNNNNNNNNNNNNNNNNNNNNNNNNNNNNNNNNNNNNNNNNNNNNNNNNNNNNNNNNNNNNNNNNNNNNNNNNNNNNNNNNNNNNNNNNNNNNNNNNNNNNNNNNNNNNNNNNNNNNNNNNNNNNNNNNNNNNNNNNNNNNNNNNNNNNNNNNNNNNNNNNNNNNNNNNNNNNNNNNNNNNNNNNNNNNNNNNNNNNNNNNNNNNNNNNNNNNNNNNNNNNNNNNNNNNNNNNNNNNNNNNNNNNNNNNNNNNNNNNNNNNNNNNNNNNNNNNNNNNNNNNNNNNNNNNNNNNNNNNNNNNNNNNNNNNNNNNNNNNNNNNNNNNNNNNNNNNNNNNNNNNNNNNNNNNNNNNNNNNNNNNNNNNNNNNNNNNNNNNNNNNNNNNNNNNNNNNNNNNNNNNNNNNNNNNNNNNNNNNNNNNNNNNNNNNNNNNNNNNNNNNNNNNNNNNNNNNNNNNNNNNNNNNNNNNNNNNNNNNNNNNNNNNNNNNNNNNNNNNNNNNNNNNNNNNNNNNNNNNNNNNNNNNNNNNNNNNNNNNNNNNNNNNNNNNNNNNNNNNNNNNNNNNNNNNNNNNNNNNNNNNNNNNNNNNNNNNNNNNNNNNNNNNNNNNNNNNNNNNNNNNNNNNNNNNNNNNNNNNNNNNNNNNNNNNNNNNNNNNNNNNNNNNNNNNNNNNNNNNNNNNNNNNNNNNNNNNNNNNNNNNNNNNNNNNNNNNNNNNNNNNNNNNNNNNNNNNNNNNNNNNNNNNNNNNNNNNNNNNNNNNNNNNNNNNNNNNNNNNNNNNNNNNNNNNNNNNNNNNNNNNNNNNNNNNNNNNNNNNNNNNNNNNNNNNNNNNNNNNNNNNNNNNNNNNNNNNNNNNNNNNNNNNNNNNNNNNNNNNNNNNNNNNNNNNNNNNNNNNNNNNNNNNNNNNNNNNNNNNNNNNNNNNNNNNNNNNNNNNNNNNNNNNNNNNNNNNNNNNNNNNNNNNNNNNNNNNNNNNNNNNNNNNNNNNNNNNNNNNNNNNNNNNNNNNNNNNNNNNNNNNNNNNNNNNNNNNNNNNNNNNNNNNNNNNNNNNNNNNNNNNNNNNNNNNNNNNNNNNNNNNNNNNNNNNNNNNNNNNNNNNNNNNNNNNNNNNNNNNNNNNNNNNNANNNNNNNNNNNNNNNNNNNNNNNNNNNNNNNNNNNNNNNNNNNNNNNNNNNNNNNNNNNNNNNNNNNNNNNNNNNNNNNNNNNNNNNNNNNNNNNNNNNNNNNNNNNNNNNNNNNNNNNNNNNNNNNNNNNNNNNNNNNNNNNNNNNNNNNNNNNNNNNNNNNNNNNNNNNNNNNNNNNNNNNNNNNNNNNNNNNNNNNNNNNNNNNNNNNNNNNNNNNNNNNNNNNAGNNNNNNNNNNNNNNNNNNNNNNNNNNNNNNNNNNNNNNNNNNNNNNNNNNNNNNNNNNNNNNNNNNNNNNNNNNNNNNNNNNNNNNNNNNNNNNNNNNNNNNNNNNNNNNNNNNNNNNNNNNNNNNNNNNNNNNNNNNNNNNNNNNNNNNNNNNNNNNNNNNNNNNNNNNNNNNNNNNNNNNNNNNNNNNNNNNNNNNNNNNNNNNNNNNNNNNNNNNNNNNNNNNNNNNNNNNNNNNNNNNNNNNNNNNNNNNNNNNNNNNNNNNNNNNNNNNNNNNNNNNNNTCTCTGTAGGATGATTTTAGCAGAGTTTTNNNNNNNNNNNNNNNNNNNNNNNNNNNNNNNNNNNNNNNNNNNNNNNNNNNNNNNNNNNNNNNNNNNNNNNNNNNNNNNNNNNNNNNNNNNNNNNNNNNNNNNNNNNNNNNNNNNNNNNNNNNNNNNNNNNNNNNNNNNNNNNNNNNNNNNNNNNNNNNNNNNNNNNNNNNNNNNNNNNNNNNNNNNNNNNNNNNNNNNNNNNNNNNNNNNNNNNNNNNNNNNNNNNNNNNNNNNNNNNNNNNNNNNNNNNNNNNNNNNNNNNNNNNNNNNNNNNNNNNNNNNNNNNNNNNNNNNNNNNNNNNNNNNNNNNNNNNNNNNNNNNNNNNNNNNNNNNNNNNNNNNNNNNNNNNNNNNNNNNNNNNNNNNNNNNNNNNNNNNNNNNNNNNNNNNNNNNNNNNNNNNNNNNNNNNNNNNNNNNNNNNNNNNNNNNNNNNNNNNNNNNNNNNNNNNNNNNNNNNNNNNNNNNNNNNNNNNNNNNNNNNNNNNNNNNNNNNNNNNNNNNNNNNNNNNNNNNNNNNNNNNNNNNNNNNNNNNNNNNNNNNNNNNNNNNNNNNNNNNNNNNNNNNNNNNNNNNNNNNNNNNNNNNNNNNNNNNNNNNNNNNNNNNNNNNNNNNNNNNNNNNNNNNNNNNNNNNNNNNNNNNNNNNNNNNNNNNNNNNNNNNNNNNNNNNNNNNNNNNNNNNNNNNNNNNNNNNNNNNNNNNNNNNNNNNNNNNNNNNNNNNNNNNNNNNNNNNNNNNNNNNNNNNNNNNNNNNNNNNNNNNNNNNNNNNNNNNNNNNNNNNNNNNNNNNNNNNNNNNNNNNNNNNNNNNNNNNNNNNNNNNNNNNNNNNNNNNNNNNNNNNNNNNNNNNNNNNNNNNNNNNNNNNNNNNNNNNNNNNNNNNNNNNNNNNNNNNNNNNNNNNNNNNNNNNNNNNNNNNNNNNNNNNNNNNNNNNNNNNNNNNNNNNNNNNNNNNNNNNNNNNNNNNNNNNNNNNNNNNNNNNNNNNNNNNNNNNNNNNNNNNNNNNNNNNNNNNNNNNNNNNNNNNNNNNNNNNNNNNNNNNNNNNNNNNNNNNNNNNNNNNNNNNNNNNNNNNNNNNNNNNNNNNNNNNNNNNNNNNNNNNNNNNNNNNNNNNNNNNNNNNNNNNNNNNNNNNNNNNNNNNNNNNNNNNNNNNNNNNNNNNNNNNNNNNNNNNNNNNNNNNNNNNNNNNNNNNNNNNNNNNNNNNNNNNNNNNNNNNNNNNNNNNNNNNNNNNNNNNNNNNNNNNNNNNNNNNNNNNNNNNNNNNNNNNNNNNNNNNNNNNNNNNNNNNNNNNNNNNNNNNNNNNNNNNNNNNNNNNNNNNNNNNNNNNNNNNNNNNNNNNNNNNNNNNNNNNNNNNNNNNNNNNNNNNNNNNNNNNNNNNNNNNNNNNNNNNNNNNNNNNNNNNNNNNNNNNNNNNNNNNNNNNNNNNNNNNNNNNNNNNNNNNNNNNNNNNNNNNNNNNNNNNNNNNNNNNNNNNNNNNNNNNNNNNNNNNNNNNNNNNNNNNNNNNNNNNNNNNNNNNNNNNNNNNNNNNNNNNNNNNNNNNNNNNNNNNNNNNNNNNNNNNNNNNNNNNNNNNNNNNNNNNNNNNNNNNNNNNNNNNNNNNNNNNNNNNNNNNNNNNNNNNNNNNNNNNNNNNNNNNNNNNNNNNNNNNNNNNNNNNNNNNNNNNNNNNNNNNNNNNNNNNNNNNNNNNNNNNNNNNNNNNNNNNNNNNNNNNNNNNNNNNNNNNNNNNNNNNNNNNNNNNNNNNNNNNNNNNNNNNNNNNNNNNNNNNNNNNNNNNNNNNNNNNNNNNNNNNNNNNNNNNNNNNNNNNNNNNNNNNNNNNNNNNNNNNNNNNNNNNNNNNNNNNNNNNNNNNNNNNNNNNNNNNNNNNNNNNNNNNNNNNNNNNNNNNNNNNNNNNNNNNNNNNNNNNNNNNNNNNNNNNNNNNNNNNNNNNNNNNNNNNNNNNNNNNNNNNNNNNNNNNNNNNNNNNNNNNNNNNNNNNNNNNNNNNNNNNNNNNNNNNNNNNNNNNNNNNNNNNNNNNNNNNNNNNNNNNNNNNNNNNNNNNNNNNNNNNNNNNNNNNNNNNNNNNNNNNNNNNNNNNNNNNNNNNNNNNNNNNNNNNNNNNNNNNNNNNNNNNNNNNNNNNNNNNNNNNNNNNNNNNNNNNNNNNNNNNNNNNNNNNNNNNNNNNNNNNNNNNNNNNNNNNNNNNNNNNNNNNNNNNNNNNNNNNNNNNNNNNNNNNNNNNNNNNNNNNNNNNNNNNNNNNNNNNNNNNNNNNNNNNNNNNNNNNNNNNNNNNNNNNNNNNNNNNNNNNNNNNNNNNNNNNNNNNNNNNNNNNNNNNNNNNNNNNNNNNNNNNNNNNNNNNNNNNNNNNNNNNNNNNNNNNNNNNNNNNNNNNNNNNNNNNNNNNNNNNNNNNNNNNNNNNNNNNNNNNNNNNNNNNNNNNNNNNNNNNNNNNNNNNNNNNNNNNNNNNNNNNNNNNNNNNNNNNNNNNNNNNNNNNNNNNNNNNNNNNNNNNNNNNNNNNNNNNNNNNNNNNNNNNNNNNNNNNNNNNNNNNNNNNNNNNNNNNNNNNNNNNNNNNNNNNNNNNNNNNNNNNNNNNNNNNNNNNNNNNNNNNNNNNNNNNNNNNNNNNNNNNNNNNNNNNNNNNNNNNNNNNNNNNNNNNNNNNNNNNNNNNNNNNNNNNNNNNNNNNNNNNNNNNNNNNNNNNNNNNNNNNNNNNNNNNNNNNNNNNNNNNNNNNNNNNNNNNNNNNNNNNNNNNNNNNNNNNNNNNNNNNNNNNNNNNNNNNNNNNNNNNNNNNNNNNNNNNNNNNNNNNNNNNNNNNNNNNNNNNNNNNNNNNNNNNNNNNNNNNNNNNNNNNNNNNNNNNNNNNNNNNNNNNNNNNNNNNNNNNNNNNNNNNNNNNNNNNNNNNNNNNNNNNNNNNNNNNNNNNNNNNNNNNNNNNNNNNNNNNNNNNNNNNNNNNNNNNNNNNNNNNNNNNNNNNNNNNNNNNNNNNNNNNNNNNNNNNNNNNNNNNNNNNNNNNNNNNNNNNNNNNNNNNNNNNNNNNNNNNNNNNNNNNNNNNNNNNNNNNNNNNNNNNNNNNNNNNNNNNNNNNNNNNNNNNNNNNNNNNNNNNNNNNNNNNNNNNNNNNNNNNNNNNNNNNNNNNNNNNNNNNNNNNNNNNNNNNNNNNNNNNNNNNNNNNNNNNNNNNNNNNNNNNNNNNNNNNNNNNNNNNNNNNNNNNNNNNNNNNNNNNNNNNNNNNNNNNNNNNNNNNNNNNNNNNNNNNNNNNNNNNNNNNNNNNNNNNNNNNNNNNNNNNNNNNNNNNNNNNNNNNNNNNNNNNNNNNNNNNNNNNNNNNNNNNNNNNNNNNNNNNNNNNNNNNNNNNNNNNNNNNNNNNNNNNNNNNNNNNNNNNNNNNNNNNNNNNNNNNNNNNNNNNNNNNNNNNNNNNNNNNNNNNNCAACTTTAGCANNNNNNNNNNNNNNNNNNNNNNNNNNNNNNNNNNNNNNNNNNNNNNNNNNNNNNNNNNNNNNNNNNNNNNNNNNNNNNNNNNNNNNNNNNNNNNNNNNNNNNNNNNNNNNTCATCCGCAGTTGGAGCATGTGCTACTAGGGTGTNNNNNNNNNNNNNNNNNNNNNNNNNNNNNNNNNNNNNNNNNNNNNNNNNNNNNNNNNNNNNNNNNNNNNNNNNNNNNNNNNNNNNNNNNNNNNNNNNNNNNNNNNNNNNNNNNNNNNNNNNNNNNNNNNNNNNNNNNNNNNNNNNNNNNNNNNNNNNNNNNNNNNNNNNNNNNNNNNNNNNNNNNNNNNNNNNNNNNNNNNNNNNNNNNNNNNNNNNNNNNNNNNNNNNNNNNNNNNNNNNNNNNNNNNNNNNNNNNNNNNNNNNNNNNNNNNNNNNNNNNNNNNNNNNNNNNNNNNNNNNNNNNNNNNNNNNNNNNNNNNNNNNNNNNNNNNNNNNNNNNNNNNNNNNNNNNNNNNNNNNNNNNNNNNNNNNNNNNNNNNNNNNNNNGCAGGCCCCGTTTACACCGTTTATCTATGATAGGCNNNNNNNNNNNNNNNNNNNNNNNNNNNNNNNNNNNNNNNNNNNNNNNNNNNNNNNNNNNNNNNNNNNNNNNNNNNNNNNNNNNNNNNNNNNNNNNNNNNNNNNNNNNNNNNNNNNNNNNNNNNNNNNNNNNNNNNNNNNNNNNNNNNNNNNNNNNNNNNNNNNNNNNNNNNNNNNNNNNNNNNNNNNNNNNNNNNNNNNNNNNNNNNNNNNNNNNNNNNNNNNNNNNNNNNNNNNNNNNNNNNNNNNNNNNNNNNNNNNNNNNNNNNNNNNNNNNNNNNNNNNNNNNNNNNNNNNNNNNNNNNNNNNNNNNNNNNNNNNNNNNNNNNNNNNNNNNNNNNNNNNNNNNNNNNNNNNNNNNNNNNNNNNNNNNNNNNNNNNNNNNNNNNNNNNNNNNNNNNNNNNNNNNNNNNNNNNNNNNNNNNNNNNNNNNNNNNNNNNNNNNNNNNNNNNNNNNNNNNNNNNNNNNNNNNNNNNNNNNNNNNNNNNNNNNCACTTAATAAAgtcttaataaaaaagaataaaagtattAACGACCTCCCTTGTGTATTAGTTTCCCCTAAGTTAAAAGACGTTTTCTATGAAAGATTTGGATCAATTGACGgagtaacttttttattttatcctgtCTGTGAAGTGATGGGAATGACGAATTTTACTTTATCCTATTTTCGTTAAACGTAAGTAAATCGTTGTTACCTGCATATTCTCGATATTTTTTCGATAACTTTCATGCCCTCCTCAGTTGGTTTCGAAACTACCCTGTCTGTACAATACACATCATAAACTGCCTTTAAAATGAAACGGTGGTAATTCTCTTACTTCATAGAAGGCAAGTCAATGATTTAACATAAAAAGGTCTGTCTCCAGCAACCCCCTTTAAATGTAATTAGCACGGTGGAGTTGCGAATACCCCATTGACTGTGAGGAACCATTTTTCCCCGTCTCACCGCGCAAAAATGACCCTTAACGGTTTAAAAATGGTATTGACAAAGAAATTACCGAGGAAATAGTCGTTCCCTcgtactgaaaaaaaattttgttgtaaaaaaaaccttttaaacccaTTAACCCGAAATTTTTAGACTAAAGGTGGGTCGCCAAACAGTatccattttttttgaaaaaatttcctcAAACTATGAGATTAAACCCGCTAAAGCTGATTTTGCAACATAAAGTGATATAAACAAGTGCAAAatctataaattaaattaaaacaccANNNNNNNNNNNNNNNNNNNNNNNNNNNNNNNNNNNNNNNNNNNNNNNNNNNNNNNNNNNNNNNNNNNNNNNNNNNNNNNNNNNNNNNNNNNNTATNNNNNNNNNNNNNNNNNNNNNNNNNNNNNNNNNNNNNNNNNNNNNNNNNNNNNNNNNNNNNNNNNNNNNNNNNNNNNNNNNNNNNNNNNNNNNNNNNNNNNNNNNNNNNNNNNNNNNNNNNNNNNNNNNNNNNNNNNNNNNNNNNNNNNNNNNNNNNNNNNNNNNNNNNNNNNNNNNNNNNNNNNNNNNNNNNNNNNNNNNNNNNNNNNNNNNNNNNNNNNNNNNNNNNNNNNNNNNNNNNNNNNNNNNNNNNNNNNNNNNNNNNNNNNNNNNNNNNNNNNNNNNNNNNNNNNNNNNNNNNNNNNNNNNNNNNNNNNNNNNNNNNNNNNNNNNNNNNNNNNNNNNNNNNNNNNNNNNNNNNNNNNNNNNNNNNNNNNNNNNNNNNNNNNNNNNNNNNNNNNNNNNNNNNNNNNNNNNNNNNNNNNNNNNNNNNNNNNNNNNNNNNNNNNNNNNNNNNNNNNNNNNNNNNNNNNNNNNNNNNNNNNNNNNNNNNNNNNNNNNNNNNNNNNNNNNNNNNNNNNNNNNNNNNNNNNNNNNNNNNNNNNNNNNNNNNtttttaatttttatattgtggtgttgggtttgtgtgtgttttaaNNNNNNNNNNNNNNNNNNNNNNNNNNNNNNNNNNNNNNNNNNNNNNNNNtattttttggttttttatatttatatttatatttttttaaaaaaattatattatatatattatatcttttttatatttttgtttttgtgtgtagggtgtgttgtggtttNNNNNNNNNNNNNNNNNNNNNNNNNNNNNNNNNNNNNNNNNNNTGTATAAAAATCGTAACATACGTCCNNNNNNNNNNNNNNNNNNNNNNNNNNNNNNNNNNNNNNNNNNNNNNNNNNNNNNNNNNTANNNNNNNNNNNNNNNNNNNNNNNNNNNNNNNNNNNNNNNNNNNNNNNNNNNNNNNNNNNNNNNNNNNNNNNNNNNNNNNNNNNNNNNNNNNNNNNNNNNNNNNNNNNNNNNNNNNNNNNNNNNNNNNNNNNNNNNNNNNNNNNNNNNNNNNNNNNNNNNNNNNNNNNNNNNNNNNNNNNNNNNNNNNNNNNNNNNNNNNNNNNNNNNNNNNNNNNNNNNNNNNNNNNNNNNNNNNNNNNNNNNNNNNNNNNNNNNNNNNNNNNNNNNNNNNNNNNNNNNNNNNNNNNNNNNNNNNNNNNNNNNNNNNNNNNNNNNNNNNNNNNNNNNNNNNNNNNNNNNNNNNNNNNNNNNNNNNNNNNNNNNNNNNNNNNNNNNNNNNNNNNNNNNNNNNNNNNNNNNNNNNNNNNNNNNNNNNNNNNNNNNNNNNNNNNNNNNNNNNNNNNNNNNNNNNNNNNNNNNNNNNNNNNNNNNNNNNNNNNNNNNNNNNNNNNNNNNNNNNNNNNNNNNNNNNNNNNNNNNNNNNNNNNNNNNNTGTTTAACATAATTAATTAATCAGTACACAGAAGTACATAGGCCTCACATGTGAATATGCGTGAGCTTATCAGGAGCTAACGTATAGACAGTCCATGATGAAGATTAAAAGTTCATTTCATATAACGTAGTTCCCATTAAAACAGAATCCGTTTTCTTTAAAGAACTTCATTCACAGGAATGTGTGGGAGAGATCCGTAGAGGATTACAAGCGACTAGGAGAGCAGTATCTTAAATCACTTTTGGTTGCTttgctgtttctctgtctctctttgtgctTTATTCTCTTTGAACTACATCAGCTtactcttcctttcttatttgtttttcttataaacaAATCGTATTTTCTTCTGTTATATCATTAGATACAATGNNNNNNNNNNNNNNNNNNNNNNNNNNNNNNNNNNNNNNNNNNNNNNNNNNNNNNNNNNNNNNNNNNNNNNNNNNNNNNNNNNNNNNNNNNNNNNNNNNNNNNNNNNNNNNNNNCCACTTCACTTGTTTTCCCTTGACTTATCGACGTCAGCAAGCAGTCAACTTTGAGAATGGTATCACTATATTTCATGGCTCCAAATCTTAGATTTAGAGAAATATTTCGTCTGTTGTTCTTTGATTCGAAATGAACTTGCTCGCGTAAAGACAGTTTTGTTAGGAAAAATGGCTGCGCTTTagctctttattatatataaccttGAGGTGTCCAGTCGTACACTATTTGGCGGGGTTGTGAGGGTCTGATGTTTTCTGCTTCATGATCCCTTCCAGGCTCTGCATGTGCTTCATCAGGTCGCGCAAAGCCTTTTCCTTGACTCGTAAAGCGCGGTTCGCCTCCAGAAGTACCTTCTCCTCTGCTTGCAACTTCGTCACAGACTGTCGGTATTTTCGGCGGTATGTTCTAGAAGCTTCATTGTTGATATCTCGAATATGGACGTACTTCTCGTCCTCCGTTAAGGATTCGTACGATATTCTGGGACGTCGCCTCCTGGGCTTGACGGCTTGAGTGCCTTGTTCAGAAGAAGGTCCCGCTCTGGCCGGGTCAAACGGCTGATCCTGGGGTCCGCGTAGCAGCTGTGTGTCCTGGGCCGTGTCTAAATCAGACAGGAGGTGATCCGAAAAGGATGCGAACTCGTCGCTCTCGCTGGATGGCAGGTCCACCGCTGCGACGGCTCCGATGAGGTCATCCCGTCTGATGGAGTCCAAGTCCTGAACGAATATAAAAGGATTAGGGATTAGAGAGATGACCTAAAGCCTCAATCAAACTTACAGTAATCCAGAAAAGACGCAACCTACCAGGAGATCGGGTTCCTCGGATGGAAAGAGCGGATTAGCAATGGCGGCCTCAGAAGGCAATGAAGAACGGTGGTCAGGGCATGTAGTCAGGGAGCTCATCATTTGGTACAGATCCTGCGGCAGCTGTGCCCCACCATCGCCAGCACCAGTGGCATCCATTCCAGTGCCTAGGCCGCTGAGATGTCTAACTGCTTCAGGGCTGATAATGGGTTGCTGGGGAGCTAATGGTTGGTCAGCCATGTAGCCGCTAACCCCAGGAACTTCAGCCATATAGTCAGAGCCCTCGTATGCTAGTGGGTGTCCACTGCCCATCATCATCTCTTCTTCCCCAATCATGCTCCCGCCCCACATCACTGCATCGCGGCGATCTCTCACCGCTTGATGTGGCTCGGCCGTCGATCCGCACTGGCGACTCACTGTGCCATGTCTTCTTTCTAAAGCGCTGCCTTGGTCTGGCTGCAAAAGACTTCTTAATATTGGCGAGACAGTCGCACTTCCTGTTCCCGCGTCCATCAACGACATGCGGCTTACGCTGGTTGTGTCATGTCCATAACTGTCCGCCGTGCTTGCGGCAGCTCCTCTGCCTCCCATTAAGACGTCCTCATGGGAAAACGTCCCAGAAGACCATGAAGGATAGCCATGGAGAGGACACACACTGGGATTCGGGCATGCGTCAAAGTGATGATCCATACCGCTCTTTGcagttttaaacaaaacaaaaaaataaaataaataacgtcTGTAATGTGAGTTGTGTTTACAATCACTCTTGTAGTCAAGGACTGTATTGTTGTTACATGTCGAAACACGTTACAGTTCAACTCTAGCTGTCAATGCATTTGCCGAAACTGCTACTGAACAGGGTCACGTGTTCTTGCAGACAGACTTCGTGCGTTAGGGAGAGCCCAATATATAGAAGTTGCTGGGCACACTTCCTGCAGGATGCAAATGCTTGGTGTTGATAACAGGTCCTGGGCAGATGCCTGTTAGTATTACCTGTCTTAATTACAGACATTCTCAAATTTCTTTACTATGTAAACATAATTTAATTTTGAAACTACTGTTATTTGCAGTTAGCAGATAATTATTATAGCAATCGTAGATCAGATATATACTAACTAATTACTGAAACCGGCAACAACCGCGAGTCATGAGACTGTCGCTGCCTGGCGTACGAGGTTTTTATTCCAAGAACTTTTAGGATTCCATAAAAACAGTTGAACATGTTTCATGAATATGAATCAGATTACCAgggatatataaaacatataaatcacAGCTTCCATATGAATCATAGGGACATGCAACTTTATTGTTTAAAATAACCCTGTGAAATATACACGAAATCTGACNNNNNNNNNNNNNNNNNNNNNNNNNNNNNNNNNNNNNNNNNNNNNNNNNNNNNNNNNNNNNNNNNNNNNNNNNNNNNNNNNNNNNNNNNNNNNNNNNNNNNNNNNNNNNNNNNNNNNNNNNNNNNNNNNNNNNNNNNNNNNNNNNNNNNNNNNNNNNNNNNNNNNNNNNNNNNNNNNNNNNNNNNNNNNNNNNNNNNNNNNNNNNNNNNNNNNNNNNNNNNNNNNNNNNNNNNNNNNNNNNNNNNNNNNNNNNNNNNNNNNNNNNNNNNNNNNNNNNNNNNNNNNNNNNNNNNNNNNNNNNNNNNNNNNNNNNNNNNNNNNNNNNNNNNNNNNNNNNNNNNNNNNNNNNNNNNNNNNNNNNNNNNNNNNNNNNNNNNNNNNNNNNNNNNNNNNNNNNNNNNNNNNNNNNNNNNNNNNNNNNNNNNNNNNNNNNNNNNNNNNNNNNNNNNNNNNNNNNNNNNNNNNNNNNNNNNNNNNNNNNNNNNNNNNNNNNNNNNNNNNNNNNNNNNNNNNNNNNNNNNNNNNNNNNNNNNNNNNNNNNNNNNNNNNNNNNNNNNNNNNNNNNNNNNNNNNNNNNNNNNNNNNNNNNNNNNNNNNNNNNNNNNNNNNNNNNNNNNNNNNNNNNNNNNNNNNNNNNNNNNNNNNNNNNNNNNNNNNNNNNNNNNNNNNNNNNNNNNNNNNNNNNNNNNNNNNNNNNNNNNNNNNNNNNNNNNNNNNNNNNNNNNNNNNNNNNNNNNNNNNNNNNNNNNNNNNNNNNNNNNNNNNNNNNNNNNNNNNNNNNNNNNNNNNNNNNNNNNNNNNNNNNNNNNNNNNNNNNNNNNNNNNNNNNNNNNNNNNNNNNNNNNNNNNNNNNNNNNNNNNNNNNNNNNNNNNNNNNNNNNNNNNNNNNNNNNNNNNNNNNNNNNNNNNNNNNNNNNNNNNNNNNNNNNNNNNNNNNNNNNNNNNNNNNNNNNNNNNNNNNNNNNNNNNNNNNNNNNNNNNNNNNNNNNNNNNNNNNNNNNNNNNNNNNNNNNNNNNNNNNNNNNNNNNNNNNNNNNNNNNNNNNNNNNNNNNNNNNNNNNNNNNNNNNNNNNNNNNNNNNNNNNNNNNNNNNNNNNNNNNNNNNNNNNNNNNNNNNNNNNNNNNNNNNNNNNNNNNNNNNNNNNNNNNNNNNNNNNNNNNNNNNNNNNNNNNNNNNNNNNNNNNNNNNNNNNNNNNNNNNNNNNNNNNNNNNNNNNNNNNNNNNNNNNNNNNNNNNNNNNNNNNNNNNNNNNNNNNNNNNNNNNNNNNNNNNNNNNNNNNNNNNNNNNNNNNNNNNNNNNNNNNNNNNNNNNNNNNNNNNNNNNNNNNNNNNNNNNNNNNNNNNNNNNNNNNNNNNNNNNNNNNNNNNNNNNNNNNNNNNNNNN
This window contains:
- the LOC119593683 gene encoding uncharacterized protein LOC119593683, translated to MDHHFDACPNPSVCPLHGYPSWSSGTFSHEDVLMGGRGAAASTADSYGHDTTSVSRMSLMDAGTGSATVSPILRSLLQPDQGSALERRHGTVSRQCGSTAEPHQAVRDRRDAVMWGGSMIGEEEMMMGSGHPLAYEGSDYMAEVPGVSGYMADQPLAPQQPIISPEAVRHLSGLGTGMDATGAGDGGAQLPQDLYQMMSSLTTCPDHRSSLPSEAAIANPLFPSEEPDLLDLDSIRRDDLIGAVAAVDLPSSESDEFASFSDHLLSDLDTAQDTQLLRGPQDQPFDPARAGPSSEQGTQAVKPRRRRPRISYESLTEDEKYVHIRDINNEASRTYRRKYRQSVTKLQAEEKVLLEANRALRVKEKALRDLMKHMQSLEGIMKQKTSDPHNPAK